The genomic DNA ggaaatagaagaaaactgcaaaatatttccGTCAAATGTGCGATTACGAACATGCTGCAAATACTAAGTTAAAAGAGGTGATCTTTACCTGCTATTGTATTTAAGCAGCACAGAATTATAGATGCGTACAGGTTCTTACACACAAATCTGTGCTAATGATAACTCAGTAAGCTAAATAAAACACTGCAAAGACAGCGTGCAAAAAACAGCTTTGAGGGAGTTAGCACAATGTCCTCTCAAACTCGTACGCTAACTGCAAAAGTGCAGTTCATGTGTAGAGCCATATGCTAGCTGATACTATCCCCATTCCTTATGGGCTGTTCCGGGATAAATCTGCAGGATCCACACTACAAGCACTGTAATGTGATTCTCACCATAGCACGCAGAGTATTTCTGCAATGCCCAAAACAGGCTTACAACTGGGAATGCCGTTGCCAGCCATGGTTAGTGGAAAAGCACAGCCAACATCGGTCACATTCAGTGCACGAAACACTATTCCATAGCTACTGATAGCAACAAAATAGTAATACAGGAAAGTGCCGTTTTGCGTGCTCTACGCATCTTTGCCAAAACTTTGAAATAGACGTTCGGTTATTAAAATTCATTCCATTGCCAACTGGGCTAGTACCCCAAGGAAAGAAACTCATCTGCTGGGAACGTGCCAGAGGAAGGTGTACCTGATTGCTTCGAGCGTTCTCACACACAAACGCTTCGTAGGCTGCCGCAAATTTTGGAGCGTTGTCATTGACATCAATGACCTTAATTGCCACCGGAACTTTGGCTTCCTGGTGTTGTTTGTCTATGGGaataagtgaggaaaaaaaaaaaaagaaatgggagcAGGAAAACCCCTCAAAACAAATCCCAACAAAAAACTGTTAGCTGtacaaaagtagaaaagaaataggCTTAAGCTTATCTATTACGATTTATTACAGCTTGTTAAACTTAGACAATCAGAAGACTACAGAATTTATATCAATGATTATAAAATATGTCAGTGAAATACTTACGGACTTCAACCGCAAAGATAGAGATATTATGCCATGCAATTTCTTCCCTATCCAAAGCTTTTACCGTCTTGATGTTGCCGTCTTCTGCGTTAATAGTAAAATACCTTTCAAGGTCAGTGTGACGATCAATTGAATATCTAAAGAAGATTGAAATTCAGTAAATAGATAAAAGAAAGATTCAGCAGTTTCATACATCCAAATTTGTTTTATaccatattattattttaaacaattgTAAGCAGTACAGTTAACATTATGGACATATCAATGGCAAGATATGTGGTTCTTCTGAAAGGAAAGGCACTTGGATGGTTAGTACATATAGAATATGTCAGAATCTTAGTGGTAAGGGTAATGAAAATTGTTGTTCTTTGAAGTCTCTAGAATAAAACCTATGAATATACTATATATTCTTCTCTTACAAACATAATAAAAATCTACTGAGATATTTATGTTTTCACCTGTTTCCCAGTAACGATGAAGATAACTTTTAAGTCTTCCAATTTTTAGATTACTCAGAAAGTTGATTGCTCATACCagattattaaatattattaattacCTGCACTTTTCCAAGCTTTATGCAGCTCCGGTTTTCCTATCTTCACCTTGCAATTCTTTGTAATGTTAACTATACCCACACACATAGTTTCATAACTTAATTTATGCTAAAGACACGgcaaacaaaaatacacaaataaaagaCTACCCAGTAGTCCGCAGAAAGTAGGTGCGTGTACCTAATGGTGGTCATTAGAAATTAACACTTAGCATTGTCTCTAATCTACTGCATATTTTTGtatcttttgaggaaaaaaaaaacctgtctgtgATACTAGTGTAGgatattttatagaaaatataaCGTGGAATAGAGTCAAACATGGACGTCCTTAAGTATATTTTAGGTAGACAGAGCTATAGTATATTACACTTTAAGGATTTCTCAGTGATATGGGCTTTGAGGAAAAAGTAGCTTATGGAACAAGACATACAAACACTGAAGGGTTACATTTATTAATATTCTGGATGGATTTGGAATTTTACTATCACAGGTCTATCACACGATCTTAAAAAGATTGCGTAACAATTCTAAAAAATTAAGGCTTGTCCTTAGAAACAAACTGCCTGCACTAACAAAGTATACCTTATAGCACTGTTTGCAGCATCAGGGTCTTTGGCATGCACTTTTCCAACGACGGTACCAGATGCTGCATTTTCTTGTACTTCAAAAATATAACTTGGTTTTAAAAATATGGGTGGCTCATCAGCATCTTCCACGGTAATCTTCACTGTCACTGTGTCCTTGAATGGTCCATTGCTGATGAACTTAGGATCAATATGTACATTGGCTGCCTCTACCTTCAGACTGTAGGACTTTTTGGTTTCAAAATCTAAGACCTGCAAGAAACAAGATGATGGTGCACCCATTGAACAGAGTTAGCAAGACTAGAGTGTAAAAGCAGTCCCCTAGTATTCAATAACATAAAACAAATGTGAGCATATCTTTCAACAAGCTCAAACTGaaatgtgtatatttaaaaaCACGAAGACTCAAGTGGAAGGAGCTACATTCTATGTatgcagcagtagcagcagcggAAGGCAGCTCAGGAAAGCCTTCCAGGCAGCACAAAGGAGGGATGGAAAGGAAAGAGGTTACTAGAAAATGCTAGCTTGGTCTATCCCAAGCTAGCGGGCTTTCCTTTAGGGATATGGATGTGGTTTGCACTGCTGGCTGCACCATGTGATAGGATAAAAGACAATTATTACTTAAGTAACAGGGGAGATGTGAAGATGGCTCTTTGCTCCTCTTTTGTTTCTGTAGTTCTTCCCATCCATAGATCTCATAGCACTTTAAAAAGGGGAGATGAAATAACGTCCCATGAGACAAATCCTTTTGAGAGCCTGATCAAAGTCACAGCATATCTGCATTGTCACTGACATGAAATAGCTGTAGGGCTGCAGTACTGGTAGCTTCAAAATGATTACGCCTCTAAATAACTGAGAAGCAGGTGCCAACCACAATTCACAAAGTATGGCTAACACTGTAGACCGAACTCAGGCACTTCACTCCCACCTCTAGAGCAAGTACAGTAATTGAACTGCAGAATAATTTttgttggaagtgacctctggaggtcatctaaccTGATGCACAGAGCAAGGCTAACTCTGAAGTTAAGTtgaccagactcttctccttttaatttttgaacatctccaagaaaGATGAATAGCTATAAAGATAGGAAgggcaaaaataataattctaaaaTAGAAAGcagtatttataatttatattatttttaaaattatttagtagTATTTTTAAGAATCACACTGACGGATTCATTGTGTATGAAGTAAGCTCagtattttttgctgcttttgacaTAGTCTGTGACTCCTTCAGAACAATATTGTGGACAATGCACAGCTGAAGAATTCAAACTATAGGGCATGAGGCTGTTTAGACCGAACATAAAGCAACAGTGAATGTCTGCTACTTATTAGCACTAAGCAAAACTTCATCAACAGTGAAGCTGATGGCATGGTATTTTACCGTGACTTTTTATTATGAATTCATTTAGTTTGTGCAATTAATCCACTGTACAGTTTTTATgtaactcttctcggttattttcTTCCATTCCATTTCAGCTAATGGGGAAATGGAATATTAAGAGTTAATCACAGCTTTATAAACAAATGCAGTGAAATAACATTTACTGTTATTTTAGTTTAGGTGATAATCCATTACTACTAAATATTCTGTCAGAAACAAAGCATATTACACATTTGTAGGTGTGAAAGGACAGTATTACATACCTTCTTAAGCTTTACAACACCTTCCTGAGTCTCGTAATCTGTTGTGATTTCAAACATATCCACTCCATCTCCATCAATGATGCTATAAGCTACTAAGCCATTTTCTCCAATGTCTGGATCCTTGGCCTTCACTCTTCCAACTTCCTCTCCTGGAACAGCTGCTTCTGATACTGACATCTGGTATACAcctgacagaagaaaagaatatgcTTCTTCATTTGTATATTTACTTATGTAACTTGTGAGTTCCAAATAAACACagtaatttttcacattttcaaattCCCTGAAGGAATGCTATATAATAAAGAGCTCTGAGAGATAAGTCATCTGGGAAATCTTAAAATGCATTGCCAACCCCTATAAAATTACTACCTTACTGATATTTCATACAACCTTTACCTGTCATGTTCAGGGAAGAGTTAAAAGGCCAACTGATCTGTCAGAATGCAGAAGTTACTGTGACATCAAGGTTGTAATTCATATCAGAGATGTTATTACAATAAttgaaagaaaattctgttttgtatGACTCACGGTATGACCTTCAGCTCTATAGCATCTAGAAGGGTAACTGCCCATTCAGTCAGGAGCCACGAATTATATAACAAGAACCGGATAAGACCTCACCGCTGTGCTGCTTAAAAGAATAAATGTGCTGCTTTCTATGGCTTTAACTTCAAGTATGAACTTGTACTAGTAGTGAATATTAAAACTGTACTAGTAGTGAATATTAAAATTTAGCACACAAAAATATATACCAATTTGTGTGTGATTCCATACCAAACAAAAAGTGGCTTCCCCATATCAAACTCCACTTGATAAACAAGCCCCAAACCTCCCATAGATGTGCTGCCATACACGTTTTTCCCTTGTGTGTTCAGGAACACAAGAGCAGAGCGCTAATATTCCCAGATACATCTCTCCAACAGCTGTCCTTGAAGCAACATTGCTTCCTGGACCTTCCCAACCCTCTCTAGAGTTTAAGTAGCATAACCCGACCCTAAACGTATAAATCTCCATGACTGTTTTCTGCCATTTCATCAGCATTAATGTTTGCATGAATAGAAAAACAGCATGAGAAAGTAACATGATCTAATATATGCTCCCCTCCATAATTTCCCTTTGTTGCTACCACTTGCATGCTAGGAACATCAGGAGACTTACGGCCAGGCAGGGACTTGGCTCATTACCCATGAAAACAATTGGCACATGTCATGGAAATAGACCATTAACTCCAGTCACAAAGAACCCAAAATTTAAGCACATAACTCATTAAAGATTTCaatgatgtatttaaaaaaaaaaaaaaaaaaggaaaatcctggATGCTTCTATAAACAGGCCAAATTAAGGTTTAACCTTGGGGATGAATCATTAAGTAGAATAATCACTATTTGGCATTTCCAATCATTGATTTAAATACTCTCACAAAATATACTTTTTGCAGTCATTACAGTGGGTAGAATTTGTTGAGAAAAATCCATCATTTGATTGAGGCACTCAGCAAAAATACCATGTGCTGTTGTCGAAGGTTATGACTTGGTGTGAAAAGCGGCACTTGTGAGGTATATAAAAAACCCCTAACTTCAGATAGGATCCACAATGTGGGTACATGGAGGGACAGGGCATACAGCTTTCTAGGATGTAACACTTTCCTGTTAGAATGGTAAAAAATGCTGACATAGATTTTTACATTTAGGGTCTGGCTATGTCATTTAAGCTCTAGCATGAGGGTCCAAGAAGCTGTAACACTGCAAGTGGAACTGTTCAGAGAGATGTCCAAATCCAGGATGCATCAGTGTCCTCCAATtgctcagaggagaaaaaagtggGGTGGGCGGTGCATACCCTGCCTTCCAAAAAAATCCCCCAGGCAGAGATGAGTCCACTAATGCACCTCCATCCAGCTGTGAAGACTGAACCTATTAATGTCAGCCCAgacttattttataaaaataagtcaaaaatGAATAGTTAGCGCAGGTATTAAAAACAACTCTATTTGACCACTGGCAGTACACTTCCAGCAtcaatttcaaaatgtaattgtattaaatttgtttttttattgccATGGTAGACATAACTTATTAGAAGTATCCAGTCATCTGGATTTACCCTTATGAACAGTCCCCAGTTCACTGAGAGTGTTTATAGAAGTAAAGGATGAAGCATCAACACTTAAACTGAAAGGCtatgtgaaataaaaaatgaatactCATTCGAATACTTGAAGAACTGCCAAAAACCTGAAAGAGCATAATCAGGAGCTGCTAATAGATTGTGCAACACTTTCACCAAAGGCCAGGAAAAGCAAGGCACTTGTAGCCTGAGAAATACTGCTGTAAGAACGTAAGAACGTAAAGTAGATCACCTTTCCTTTGTCCGCCCTCATCAATAAACAAAGTGCATTTGCTCATTGAAAATGACTATTGAAGCTCTATTCTTGCAAATAGCTATGAACTGGGAGTACTGAAAGGCTTACGGTAAGGCCACTCGGAGACTTCTTTCAAAGACTGTAAGTCTCACAGGAGAGCTTTCTGAGGCATATTGTAGCTCTCCAACCACAGAAGAATCTGCTCATATGAGACACGAAAGAACTTCTTTTAATCTCTTCCCATTTCCCCACAAAGATTTCCCACTGTTCTTGTGGTCTGCGCAGAGTGGTAAACAGAGTCTGCTTTTCTAAACTTTTACATCCACCATACAGTTATGAAATGGGAAACGAAGTAAGCTGTCTTAGCCCAGAACTGCTGCAGTGGAGGTAAATTTTGGGGTATTTTTACCAGAATTGCTTTGACCATCTCCAGAAGTGGGGCTTCTCCACTACTAGAACAGTCCATGCCATGTGTCTCCCTGGTCACATCACCGATAGATTTCTAATATAACATGGTCCAGCAGTTTTAAAAACGAATTGTAGGGTTAGGAATCCTTCAAATCTGATCTTGACTTTCAAAAAAGACTCCCTTTGCAACACAGAGTAAATCATCCACACACTAAAGCTCAGTATGCTACTGGCAAAACtatgtaaataatatttatttatttgtgtgtgtgctgtgATAATCCATTAGTTACTGGTTTTCAAAGTTCTGAATATGTCAGATACTCTACAAACACAGGTATTAATAGTAAATGTGATTTAGTAAGGACTTTTGCTACTTACTCTGTGGGAACTTTGGCGGATTGTCATTGACATCTGTAAGTGTAATAGTCACTTTGGTTGTCCCTGAGAGGCCTCCCATGTGTCCTCCCATATCTTTTGCCTGTATTACAACATGATATTCTTCCTTAGCTTCTCTGTCCATATTTGGAAGGGCAGTTCGGATAATTCctataaatacaaagaaaatacaacACATAGAAATTTTTCCACCTTCACATCATGAAAAATTGGACACTGTACTTTCTAACTCGCGTTAAAATGCAGCAACAGGTGCAGTAATGGTGCAGATTCTGCCTCCTCTACACTCTCTATCATTCTACGCGAGCAAACTAGCCCAAATATTCAACATAGCTGAACACAGAATTACCCTGGAGAATAACATTTCAGCACAGAAATTACCATTTCTATCATACCACAAAATAAACAGTGACATCTTTCTGGTGTATTGTCCCTAGAAGCTCTACCAAATGCCAGAGGACCAACCTACAAAACAACTTAGCAAGGATCAGGATAGAATGAAGAAAGCTTTGTTCAAACACATCAGTAGATATATCTGATTATAATGCCTTGGCCAATATACTTAATTCATCATTTTAATGTATTGCAGTTATGAGGTCCTACTCAAATAAATTGCTCAGGAATACCTGTTTGAGCTTCCACCGAGAAATACGGCTGACCTTCAAGAATACTGTAAACCAGCTTCGCGCTGTTCCCATAGGTAGGATCATCAGCATCTGAAGCTGTTACCTGAATAACTGATGTACCTAAAAATGGAAAGTGAGTGCAGAATGAATACAGTCAGAAGCAAACGAGCAAACGTACCTGAGAGAATCCTGCAGAGATACTTTCAGTTGCATGGCATgactattttttaacttttttatttacaggtttggtaaatgaaaaaaaagtgcttaacAATTTATATTCAAGGAAATAGACTCATAAGGTCCATAAATATACGTCACCAACTGTGACACGGATCAGTGTTCTAAATAGTGAAGATATAAAAGCCAACAGTCACACTGTTCCATTACGTCTTTCTTGCCTAGTAGTTTAACCATTGCATTGCTTTTGACATTAGACAGCCAAACAAGAGAGTTTCCTTTTTACATTTTCCTCAAAAAGTCTCACAGGAATTATTCCTGTAGAAATCTCCAAGGTAGATACAAGCTTTTTCCTCGCTGGTTCAAACAGGAGATGAACACTGAATGGACAGCGTGGCAGTAACTCCTTAGCTTTATTAAACAGCGCAGTTAAAAGAATGAGCTTGATGTTTACCCCAGAGGATTCACGCTCTATAAATACCAGGGAACCTTCATGTTCCTTCCCAGGGTAGAACAGTGCTGTTTCCTGAACCATCTACAGAGGCACTTCAACCATGACAGTTAGTAGCTGCAGCAGGGTTTGATTTGGTCAATGAATTAGATAAATTGACTGAGTGGTTGGCTGAGGATGAAGTAAGTTTTACCTCCCAAAATTCTAGATGATAATAATTAGATCAAGTCAAAATGTACTGCCAAAGGAACTTCCTCTATATAGCCTGGCACTGAAGTCTGTTTATGAGTACTTACCTACATTTGATCTCTCTGGCACATTGGCATGGTAGTTTTCATGAAGAAACTCTGGTGGGTTGTCATTTATATCTTGAACTTTAACAATGAATTCAGAGGGTGGTTCCAAAGGTCTGTTAGTGTTCCTGTCTACAGCTTGTGCCGTGAGAGTGTACTGAGCTCTCTCTTCGCGGTCCAGTGTCTTTGTTGCATGGATGTTCCCTGATTTGTCATCAATAACAAAAATGATTCCTGCTCCTTCACCTGAGAGAATGTATTTAATGTTTCCATCTCCAGAATCAATATCTGAATGAAGCTACAAAATGAGAAAGAGACATATGGTAACAAGatggtatgtgtgtgtatacgaGACAAAAAAGTTCCTGAAATGACTATAATTTCATAGCTTTCAAAAATCTTATCTTAGATCAAGAGCTAATTGGTGCATGGGCCGATGCTGTGGGTACCTGCACTCTGCATTCAGAGAAGCTGGCCTGACGAGTTTCATGCTACCACATGCAGGGAGCTACTGACACCCAAACTTTAAgatttaaggaagaaaatacatcATGAGATACTCATAACAGGCTCTTTGTTCAAATGAAGATGGAAGGAAGAGTCCCTTTTACAAACAGTTTGTACTCTTCATACTAATCAGATTTTACCAGGTTGCATTTAAAAGGTTGTTAAGTGACTCACGGAGTTGTAACAAACGAGCCAATCTTCGACTGCGAACTAGTTTTTAATTACAACCTctttattataaaataagtaaCAAACGCTTACTGAACTTTCTTACCTTCATGACCAGCGCATGCTTCAGTTTGATGAATGAGACAAACATTGAGCCAAATCATGGATTTATTGATCATACATTCACAATTACAAATGGTACATTTCTAATCATCTTTTGAACCAGAATAGCCAGAATGGAATTTGGTGTCATTGACCCAGTTCTCTACTCTTTTGTGCTGGTGTTCAGTCAATGCAGTTCCACTTACTTAACGGGAAGTTAGAAACTGGTAATTcacagtaaaggaaaaaataattagcccagtgtgtatgtacatatgccTGTGCACAAAGATATGTGTCACACTGTATACATACCTCTCATATTTAATCCTACTGATAACTTAAAAATGCAATGAATGAAGAGAGAGCTATTCAGCAGCACACTTTTATTAAGCTGCTAGGTTAGATGTTACATTTTTAGTTACGATTATAATAGTCCTGAGAAGGACTCCAGATATTCTTGGGACATACTTTAGTTCAAATGGTTGTTAGGGTCCCTGCCGCGGTGTTAAATGACTGTTCACCTTCATTCAAAgactactgaagtcaatggaaaaacttGTATTCACTTCAAGAGTCTTTTGTTCAGCTCCTTAATGGAGCTACAATAACATGATTAGTTCTAGGTGAATAAGTCGTTGCTGACTAAGGAGCTAATACAACTGAAAAGCAGTGGCAAGAAAAAAGGCAACTTGCGTactaacaaagcagaaaataattaattttcaaatgaatgaaaaaatataatttctttcttaCCCGTCCCACTAGTACAGGATCTGGTCCTGTATACTCTTCTATAACAAAGAACTGATTCCACACCCAGCCTCTTTTTGAACGATGCAGAACttgtccttctttccctttttcatggTGACCATGAAGTGACGGCCTTGCGTGGTTCAGTTTTTCTGTAGTTATGGCATGGCTGTAATACAGCATGCTCATGCAGATAAGAGCGGCATGTAAACAATTGTCCTCCTTCATTTTTGGTTATTTTGTAGGCACAGGAGTATCCAAGAATCTACCCCTTCCACCTTGGAAGTTAAAGAATGTGGGGCTACCGAAAAGTTTCAGATAAAATGCTCTGCACATAAGATGGCACCACACATGAAATGCATCACTTTAATGCTCTGCAGCTTCCCAACTTAATtcctaaaggaaaatgaaatagagaaaaatgtcAGTTCTTTCATGTCTTTCAGGTTCAATAATTTCTCTACTAAGCAAAATAAGACTAGTACTAACTTGGAACATTTCAAGATAAGAAGACCAAAACATAATAATTATTATGAGATATTAAGTAACGGTGTTTTGTTATATGCAACCCCCATCTTATAAAATCTCCTAACTTGCTGGTTAAGGCACTCATTTGAACGCTGGAAGATAGAGAATTATATTCTCTCATGATCCTGCCAAATGGATTTAGCCCAAGATGCAAGGTAACTGTAGAAATACCTAATTTATATCTAAGCCCTCTTAGGAGCTTAGATTTAAGGCTTAGATATAAGCCTTTAAGCCATAGGCTTAGATATGAGATAGATACCAAGATACTTGCTTATCAAGAATGGAGTATTTCGACACATGCCCAGAAAAAGGTCTTTTAATGACCAACAGATTTCCATGCTGAAAATAAATACCCAGGCAGAGGCAGTGGCTAACAGAAATCTGAAGACCTAAAGTTTGGATTCAGGCACTTGAAATTGCACTTCAACCTCCCTCTGAGGACCAAGTCACCAAAAGTGAGAAGCAGCACTGATTGCCAACGCTTCTCTCTTTGTTCTGGTGACTATAACTGTCATAAACcaatacaaatatatatagatatatacataatatacaaaaatattttaatatataaatatgtatctcTCCAAATAGATAAACggtatataaaatattataaataatatataaaattttaataatttaacaACTGACAGTGGTTATTTATTCCTGCTGTTGCTGTGATTTAATTTACGAGaattacagtattttcttaatttctaatTCTTTAATATCAGTAGGTCAGAATTAATATTTGAAGCAGAAACTGCATAATACAGTGAAACCTGAACTAAGGTCTATACCTTCAGCAGCTAACAATCCATCTTAAAGGCCACTTTGACAGATCCCTGGGGTTTCCAATACATTCTCCTTCGATCTTTACGGAACAGCCAATTTTTACTGGTCCCTAGGATGTTTGTTTCAGCTCTCAGTGTGATTCACTTTGTTATTCTGCAAGATACTAATGAAATGCTCAAGTCTATATCCTTACAggcatatgtataaatatatgctaCCATCTTCATTAAAGAGCATGATTTTTTACTGAGAAATACAGAGGTCTTGCACATACCTAGTATTTGTAGCGTAGAAAATGTGACTACAGGGAAGAGCTTGAACCTACATCACATCCTATACCTCCAGCAACAGATAAACACCTCACCGGTGCTGAACCCATCCATCTGGGGATGTCTTTCTCAAACCGGGGCAGTCACGTCCTCCCCTCCAGTCCCGTTTGCACAGTTACATAAAAATACACATCCAACATCGAGAAATAGGATGCATTTATAAATAAGGAATGAAATATTTGTGCTCTTTTTCCTCCGAAaaggctgcttttctgttttaatggTAAAATAGAAATCACCTCAACTACCACACTATAATGAATCCTGCCTAATGAATTAAATGGTAGTCACACATATATACGCAAACATAATCTAGTACCAAGGGAGGGATttctacagttttctttcttaagcatctttttttcttaaaaaaaaaaagtttctttcttaagcattttcttaagcattttttattaaatacaaaatttaatttgtattaatctttttaattttttaatttaatttgtattaaaaaatttCATGTGTATCCATTTACTTTTTCACTCTTGTTACATTATGTCACATTACAGATGACTTGTAACAGTATGGcagataggaaaaagaaaaaacatctctgCTACTTTGATCAGAAAAACGCTTTTAAATACAGTTATTCAAACATAAAATGTGTGTGCCAACTGTGGAGCATTAGGCCTATGTTTTCTGAGCTTATTTCTTGTCTCCATTTTGCTGAGAGGTAAAAATAAAGTAAGACTTAAAGGAGCTGCAAACTAATATTTATCCTGGTTTGGAAGTGGCTTAAATAGGAGAAGTCTTTCAAAAGGAATTATTATAGTGGCTTTTTCTATGACAATAGTTATTTTTAAGAGGCAAttgacatgacttttttttttcgactatgcatagaaaaaaaatggaactgaAGCACCTACTATGCAGTATTTACTGACTAAGCTTCCCTGTCATTTAAGTAACTATTCATTAAACCTCTCTCAAAGTtcagaaaagcctttttaaaatataatctatCAAATGCTCTACTCAGTCCTGTAGATGTAAAATGCGTTACTCTGTCCTGTTTAGTGCACACCTCTGGATTTATACCCTTGTGACAGCTGTAAATTTAAGGCCACAGCAAGCAGACCCTCAGGTTACCTCTACTGGGTACTTTGTCTACAGACATTTACTGATGTTACCAAATTCTACATATTCTACATAGCCACTTCAGCCCTCTTCATAACTGCACTCAGTTAATCGATGCTATGGGTGTTTCGGAAGCTGTTGGCTGTGCAGCGTCTTTCAACAGAATAGCCTCCGATGTCATGCACAGTGCAGCTAATTATGCTGGACAAGTACATTTGCTATTAGCATCTAGTATGTTACTCGTGCGCAGCACTTAGTCATGCTTGGGCTCCTGGGCTGTCAAACAGGGCCTGCACGCTCCAAATAAATATGAAACGGAAAGGTTGCTGCACCTAGACGGCTGTATATTTTAAACCTGTTGTTAGAAATGGGT from Struthio camelus isolate bStrCam1 chromosome 10, bStrCam1.hap1, whole genome shotgun sequence includes the following:
- the CDH11 gene encoding cadherin-11, which produces MKEDNCLHAALICMSMLYYSHAITTEKLNHARPSLHGHHEKGKEGQVLHRSKRGWVWNQFFVIEEYTGPDPVLVGRLHSDIDSGDGNIKYILSGEGAGIIFVIDDKSGNIHATKTLDREERAQYTLTAQAVDRNTNRPLEPPSEFIVKVQDINDNPPEFLHENYHANVPERSNVGTSVIQVTASDADDPTYGNSAKLVYSILEGQPYFSVEAQTGIIRTALPNMDREAKEEYHVVIQAKDMGGHMGGLSGTTKVTITLTDVNDNPPKFPQSVYQMSVSEAAVPGEEVGRVKAKDPDIGENGLVAYSIIDGDGVDMFEITTDYETQEGVVKLKKVLDFETKKSYSLKVEAANVHIDPKFISNGPFKDTVTVKITVEDADEPPIFLKPSYIFEVQENAASGTVVGKVHAKDPDAANSAIRYSIDRHTDLERYFTINAEDGNIKTVKALDREEIAWHNISIFAVEVHKQHQEAKVPVAIKVIDVNDNAPKFAAAYEAFVCENARSNQQFITITADDKDDSANGPRFIFSLPPEIIHNPNFTLRDNRDNTASVFVRREGFSRQKQDLYLLPIVISDGGLPPMSSTNTLTIRVCGCDSNGSLLSCNAEAYILNAGLSTGALIAILACIVILLVIVVLFVTLKRQKKEPLIVFEEEDVRENIITYDDEGGGEEDTEAFDIATLQNPDGINGFIPRKDIKPEYQYMPRPGLRPAPNSVDVDDFISTRIQEADNDPTAPPYDSIQIYGYEGRGSVAGSLSSLESATTDSDLDYDYLQNWGPRFKKLADLYGSKDTFDDDS